A stretch of Microbulbifer sp. SAOS-129_SWC DNA encodes these proteins:
- the ruvC gene encoding crossover junction endodeoxyribonuclease RuvC, producing the protein MTRILGIDPGSRKTGYGLIDVERSKARYVASGVIRIPDSPLPERLKLIFDAVSQIAGQYRPDQMAIENVFMAKSAGSALKLGQARGAAIVAATNADLPVAEYEARKVKQSVVGTGAADKLQVQHMVKTLLALPAAPQEDAADALAVALCHMHTMQTLVQTAGSGRGRFRRGRLTISS; encoded by the coding sequence TTGACCCGAATCCTGGGCATTGACCCCGGCTCGCGCAAGACTGGTTACGGCCTGATCGACGTGGAACGCAGCAAGGCCCGCTATGTGGCCAGTGGCGTGATCCGCATTCCCGATAGCCCGTTGCCGGAACGCCTCAAACTCATCTTTGACGCGGTCAGCCAGATTGCCGGCCAGTACCGGCCGGATCAGATGGCGATCGAGAATGTATTCATGGCCAAGAGTGCCGGTTCGGCGCTGAAACTCGGGCAGGCGCGCGGGGCGGCCATCGTGGCTGCGACCAACGCGGACCTGCCGGTGGCGGAGTACGAGGCGCGCAAGGTCAAACAGTCGGTGGTGGGTACCGGGGCGGCGGACAAGCTGCAGGTGCAGCATATGGTCAAGACGCTGCTGGCCCTGCCCGCGGCACCACAGGAAGATGCCGCCGATGCGCTGGCCGTGGCGCTGTGCCACATGCACACGATGCAGACGCTGGTGCAGACTGCCGGCAGCGGGCGCGGACGTTTCCGTCGTGGCAGGCTCACTATTTCTTCGTAA
- the ruvA gene encoding Holliday junction branch migration protein RuvA, producing the protein MIGRLSGTLAAVQPPLLLVDVQGVGYEVLAPMTTIFELPALGQTVQLHTHLAVSETAQTLFGFLRDGDRQLFRTLIKVNGVGPKMALAILSGLDGAALARCVADDNVAALVKVPGVGKKTAERLIVELRGKLAPDFGDSNDIPLLAASAEPKVDHAGEAESALAALGYKPTDASKMVARAGKEQPDADSATLIRLALKSMAPA; encoded by the coding sequence ATGATCGGAAGACTGAGCGGCACCCTCGCCGCAGTACAGCCGCCTCTGTTGCTGGTGGATGTGCAGGGCGTCGGCTACGAAGTGCTCGCGCCCATGACCACCATTTTTGAGCTGCCGGCGCTGGGCCAGACAGTGCAGCTGCACACCCATCTGGCGGTATCTGAAACCGCCCAGACCCTGTTCGGTTTTCTGCGTGACGGCGACCGCCAGCTGTTCCGCACCCTGATCAAGGTCAACGGCGTGGGGCCGAAGATGGCGCTGGCAATACTGTCCGGTCTCGACGGCGCGGCGCTGGCGCGCTGCGTCGCAGACGACAATGTGGCGGCGCTGGTCAAGGTGCCGGGTGTGGGCAAGAAAACCGCCGAGCGCCTGATCGTGGAGCTGCGCGGCAAGCTGGCGCCGGATTTCGGCGACAGCAACGATATTCCGCTGCTGGCCGCATCCGCCGAGCCCAAAGTCGATCATGCCGGCGAGGCCGAGAGCGCACTGGCGGCACTGGGCTACAAGCCCACCGATGCCTCCAAGATGGTTGCCCGCGCCGGCAAGGAACAGCCGGACGCCGACAGCGCGACGCTGATCCGCCTGGCCCTGAAAAGCATGGCGCCCGCATGA
- a CDS encoding YebC/PmpR family DNA-binding transcriptional regulator: MAGHSKWANIKHRKAAQDAKRGKVFTKIIRELTVAAKAGGNPDDNPTLRATIDKALGANMKRDTIDKAIARGAGNADGDNYESVTYEGYGVGGVAVLVECLTDNRNRTVAEVRHAFTKRGGNLGTDGSVAYLFSRKGQMYYEPGVDEDALMEAALEAGAEDIETNDDGSIDLTTEFQDYMPVKDALTEAGFKPDNAEIAMIPSTTIPLDKSGAEKVLALVDMLEDLDDVQSVYTNADIPEEVMAELG, encoded by the coding sequence ATGGCGGGACACAGTAAATGGGCCAACATCAAACACCGCAAAGCGGCCCAGGACGCCAAGCGCGGTAAGGTATTCACTAAGATCATTCGCGAGCTGACCGTGGCGGCAAAGGCCGGCGGCAACCCGGACGACAACCCGACCCTGCGCGCCACCATCGACAAGGCGCTGGGCGCCAACATGAAGCGCGATACCATCGACAAGGCGATCGCGCGCGGCGCCGGCAATGCTGACGGCGACAACTACGAATCGGTGACCTACGAGGGTTACGGAGTCGGCGGCGTGGCGGTGCTGGTGGAATGCCTGACCGACAACCGCAACCGCACAGTGGCCGAGGTGCGCCACGCGTTTACCAAGCGCGGCGGCAACCTGGGTACCGACGGCTCCGTGGCTTACCTGTTCTCCCGCAAGGGCCAGATGTACTACGAGCCGGGTGTGGATGAAGACGCGCTGATGGAGGCGGCCCTGGAAGCGGGCGCCGAGGATATCGAGACCAACGACGACGGCAGCATCGATCTCACCACCGAGTTCCAGGACTATATGCCGGTCAAGGACGCGCTGACCGAAGCGGGTTTCAAGCCGGACAACGCCGAAATCGCGATGATCCCGTCCACCACCATCCCGCTGGACAAGAGTGGCGCCGAGAAGGTGCTGGCCCTCGTTGATATGCTGGAAGACCTGGACGACGTACAGAGCGTCTACACCAACGCCGATATCCCTGAAGAGGTGATGGCGGAGCTGGGTTAA
- the aspS gene encoding aspartate--tRNA ligase has translation MRSDYCGALRSADIDRTVTLCGWVDRRRDHGGVIFIDLRDRDGIAQVVFDPDAAEHFEMADRVRSEYVLKVTGRVRARAPEAVNPNMVTGEIEVYGTELEILNTAETVPFQLDEHTAVGEDVRLKYRYLDLRRNEMQNNLRFRSKLTNAIRNYLDDSGFLDIETPILTRATPEGARDYLVPSRTHEGKFFALPQSPQLFKQLLMVSGFDRYYQIAKCFRDEDLRADRQPEFTQIDIETSFLDEEEIMSITEDMVRKLFLELKGVDLGEFPRMSHYQAMLRYGSDKPDLRIPLEMVEIKDLLTEVEFKVFSGPANDPKGRVAALKVPGGNDKLTRKQIDDYGKFVGIYGAKGLAYIKVNDKSDLENGLQSPIVKFLPNDVRAAILDRLEAENGDLIFFGADSAKVVSEALGALRCKVGADLDLYTCDWAPLWVVAFPMFEENDDGSLTALHHPFTAPSCSPEELEKSPLDALSRAYDMVLNGTELGGGSVRIHDQDMQQAVFRILGIGEAEQREKFGFLLDALKYGAPPHGGLAFGLDRLVMLMTDSDSIRDVIAFPKTQTAACVMTDAPGAVDAKQLRELSIRLRQKEDKVS, from the coding sequence ATGCGCAGCGACTACTGTGGCGCCCTTCGTTCCGCGGATATTGACCGCACCGTTACTCTCTGTGGCTGGGTCGACCGCCGCCGCGACCACGGCGGGGTGATCTTTATTGACCTGCGCGATCGCGACGGTATTGCCCAGGTGGTATTCGATCCGGATGCCGCCGAGCACTTCGAGATGGCCGACCGGGTGCGCAGCGAATATGTGCTGAAGGTCACCGGTCGCGTGCGCGCCCGCGCCCCGGAGGCGGTCAACCCGAATATGGTCACCGGCGAGATCGAGGTCTACGGTACTGAGCTGGAGATTCTGAACACCGCCGAAACCGTGCCTTTCCAGCTGGATGAGCACACCGCGGTGGGTGAGGATGTACGTCTCAAGTACCGCTACCTGGATCTGCGCCGCAACGAGATGCAGAACAACCTGCGTTTTCGCTCCAAGCTGACCAATGCGATCCGCAACTACCTGGACGACAGCGGCTTCCTGGATATCGAGACCCCGATCCTGACCCGTGCCACCCCCGAGGGCGCGCGCGATTACCTGGTGCCGAGCCGCACCCACGAGGGCAAGTTCTTCGCCCTGCCGCAGTCGCCGCAGCTGTTCAAGCAGCTGCTGATGGTGTCCGGCTTCGACCGCTACTACCAGATCGCCAAGTGCTTCCGCGACGAGGACCTGCGCGCGGACCGCCAGCCGGAATTCACCCAGATCGATATCGAGACCTCTTTCCTGGATGAAGAGGAGATCATGTCGATCACCGAAGACATGGTGCGCAAGCTGTTTCTGGAGCTCAAGGGTGTGGACCTGGGCGAGTTCCCGCGCATGAGCCACTATCAGGCGATGCTGCGCTACGGCTCCGACAAGCCGGACCTGCGTATTCCGCTGGAGATGGTCGAGATCAAGGACCTGCTGACCGAAGTGGAATTCAAGGTGTTTTCCGGCCCGGCCAACGACCCCAAGGGGCGCGTGGCTGCACTGAAAGTACCGGGCGGCAACGACAAGCTGACCCGCAAGCAGATCGACGATTACGGCAAGTTTGTCGGCATCTACGGTGCCAAGGGTCTGGCGTATATCAAGGTCAACGACAAGTCCGACCTGGAAAACGGCCTGCAATCGCCGATCGTCAAATTCCTGCCCAATGACGTGCGCGCGGCGATCCTGGATCGCCTGGAAGCCGAGAATGGCGATCTGATTTTCTTCGGCGCCGATTCGGCCAAGGTGGTTTCCGAGGCCCTCGGTGCCCTGCGCTGCAAGGTGGGTGCGGATCTGGATCTGTACACCTGTGACTGGGCGCCCCTGTGGGTGGTTGCCTTCCCGATGTTCGAAGAGAACGATGACGGCAGCCTGACCGCGCTGCACCACCCGTTCACTGCGCCCTCCTGTTCACCGGAGGAGCTGGAGAAGAGCCCGCTGGACGCGCTGTCGCGGGCCTACGACATGGTGCTGAACGGCACCGAGCTGGGCGGCGGTTCCGTGCGTATTCACGATCAGGACATGCAGCAGGCGGTATTCCGCATTCTGGGTATCGGTGAGGCAGAACAGCGCGAGAAGTTCGGCTTCCTGCTGGACGCGCTGAAATACGGCGCGCCGCCCCACGGTGGCCTGGCATTTGGTCTCGACCGCCTGGTGATGCTGATGACCGACAGCGATTCGATTCGCGACGTCATCGCCTTCCCCAAAACCCAGACGGCGGCCTGTGTGATGACCGACGCCCCGGGTGCGGTGGACGCGAAGCAGCTGCGCGAATTGAGCATTCGCCTGCGCCAGAAGGAAGACAAAGTTAGTTAA
- the tolQ gene encoding protein TolQ, with product MNAGEHVSLWGLIQNASLLVQLVMLLLLTASVISWVMIIQRGLYLSRAKRAMNVFERRFWSGADLNQLFREGNARAERGKMDGVESIFRAGFTEFTRLRQQGRSSSPEAVMEGVERSMRVAMSREQEKVEMNLPFLASVGSVSPYVGLFGTVWGIMNSFRGLATMHQATIATVAPGISEALVATAMGLFAAIPAVLSYNRYSAKADWLLTSYETFAEEFSSILHRKVHSS from the coding sequence ATGAACGCCGGTGAACACGTTTCCCTGTGGGGACTGATCCAGAACGCCAGTCTGCTGGTGCAGCTGGTGATGTTGCTACTGCTGACCGCCTCGGTTATCTCCTGGGTCATGATCATTCAGCGCGGGCTCTACCTGTCCCGCGCCAAGCGCGCGATGAATGTCTTCGAGCGCCGTTTCTGGTCCGGGGCAGACCTGAATCAGCTGTTCCGCGAGGGCAACGCCCGCGCGGAGCGGGGCAAGATGGACGGGGTGGAATCCATCTTCCGCGCCGGCTTTACCGAGTTTACCCGCCTGCGCCAGCAGGGCCGCAGCAGCAGCCCCGAGGCCGTTATGGAAGGGGTGGAGCGCTCCATGCGCGTGGCCATGTCCCGCGAGCAGGAAAAGGTGGAGATGAACTTGCCGTTTCTGGCCAGCGTCGGTTCGGTCAGCCCCTATGTGGGCCTGTTCGGTACCGTGTGGGGCATCATGAACTCCTTCCGCGGCCTCGCCACCATGCACCAGGCCACGATCGCGACCGTGGCACCGGGTATCAGTGAGGCGCTGGTGGCCACGGCCATGGGCCTGTTCGCGGCGATTCCAGCGGTGTTGTCCTACAACCGCTACTCGGCCAAGGCGGACTGGCTGCTGACCAGTTACGAGACCTTTGCCGAGGAGTTTTCCTCGATTCTGCACCGCAAAGTGCACTCCAGTTGA
- a CDS encoding zinc ribbon domain-containing protein, with amino-acid sequence MPIYEYQCKACGHEMEALQRMSDAPLTDCPACEQAELSKKISAAGFRLKGGGWYETDFKTGGKKNLAGDSASAGGNKPAAKPAAEAS; translated from the coding sequence ATGCCGATCTATGAGTACCAGTGCAAGGCCTGCGGCCACGAGATGGAGGCCCTGCAGCGCATGAGTGATGCTCCGCTGACTGATTGTCCGGCCTGTGAGCAGGCCGAGCTGAGCAAGAAAATTTCCGCTGCCGGATTCCGTCTCAAGGGCGGCGGTTGGTACGAGACCGACTTCAAAACCGGCGGCAAGAAGAACCTGGCCGGGGATTCGGCCAGTGCCGGCGGTAACAAGCCCGCCGCCAAGCCGGCGGCCGAAGCCAGCTGA
- the ybgC gene encoding tol-pal system-associated acyl-CoA thioesterase — MTEPFSIPIRVYIEDTDAGGIVYYVNYLKYMERARTEFVRALGYDKPAMPERGLLLVVHSAEIQYRRSALLDDTLRASAAVGKLGRAGVTFEQKIWRDNEIICEGVVKVACVADDSRRPCALPEPIYSALKAAS, encoded by the coding sequence GTGACGGAGCCTTTCAGCATTCCCATTCGCGTCTATATCGAGGATACCGACGCGGGTGGCATCGTCTATTACGTGAATTATCTGAAGTATATGGAGCGCGCGCGCACAGAATTCGTCCGCGCGCTCGGCTATGATAAGCCGGCCATGCCAGAGCGGGGCCTGTTGCTGGTGGTGCACTCGGCGGAAATCCAGTACCGCCGCTCGGCGCTACTCGACGATACATTGCGGGCCAGTGCCGCGGTTGGCAAACTGGGGCGCGCCGGAGTAACTTTTGAGCAGAAAATCTGGCGCGACAATGAAATTATTTGCGAGGGTGTGGTCAAAGTCGCTTGCGTGGCAGATGACAGCCGCAGGCCCTGCGCGCTACCCGAACCCATTTATTCAGCATTAAAGGCAGCTAGTTAG
- the ruvB gene encoding Holliday junction branch migration DNA helicase RuvB, translating into MIEADRLIAPEPQGPSGQEEQYDRAVRPKSLADYVGQPVVREQMEIFIQAAKLRGEALDHTLVFGPPGLGKTTLANIIAAEMDVAIKTTSGPVLEKAGDLAAIMTNLEPGDVLFIDEIHRLSPHVEEVLYPAMEDYQLDIMIGEGPAARSIKLDLPPFTLVGATTRAGLLTSPLRDRFGIVQRLEFYSVEDLTSIVRRSAGLMGVAMDAGGALEVARRARGTPRIANRLLRRVRDYAEVKGDGSVDAATADAALNMLNVDASGFDQLDRRMLLAMIEKFDGGPVGIDSLAAAVSEERDTLEDVLEPYLIQQGYIARTPRGRVVTGLAYEHFGLPKPDSKV; encoded by the coding sequence ATGATTGAAGCCGATCGCCTGATCGCCCCCGAACCGCAGGGCCCCTCTGGCCAGGAAGAGCAGTACGACCGTGCCGTGCGCCCCAAATCCCTGGCGGACTATGTCGGCCAGCCGGTGGTGCGCGAGCAGATGGAAATCTTTATCCAGGCGGCCAAGCTGCGCGGTGAGGCGCTGGACCACACGCTGGTGTTCGGCCCGCCGGGCCTGGGTAAGACCACACTGGCGAATATCATCGCGGCGGAAATGGATGTGGCGATCAAGACCACGTCTGGCCCGGTGCTGGAGAAAGCCGGCGACCTGGCTGCGATCATGACCAATCTCGAACCCGGCGATGTGCTGTTTATCGACGAGATCCACCGCCTGAGCCCCCATGTCGAGGAGGTGCTCTACCCGGCGATGGAGGATTACCAGCTGGATATCATGATCGGCGAGGGGCCGGCGGCGCGCTCGATCAAGCTGGACCTGCCGCCGTTCACCCTGGTCGGGGCCACCACCCGGGCGGGCCTGCTGACATCGCCACTGCGGGATCGCTTTGGTATCGTGCAGCGTCTGGAGTTTTACAGCGTCGAGGATCTGACCAGTATCGTGCGCCGCTCCGCCGGCCTGATGGGGGTGGCGATGGACGCGGGTGGTGCGCTCGAGGTGGCCCGCCGCGCGCGCGGGACGCCGCGGATCGCCAACCGCCTGCTGCGGCGCGTGCGCGACTACGCTGAAGTTAAGGGTGACGGCAGCGTCGATGCGGCCACGGCCGATGCGGCGCTGAATATGCTGAACGTGGATGCTAGCGGCTTTGACCAGCTGGACCGGCGCATGCTGCTGGCAATGATCGAGAAGTTCGACGGTGGTCCGGTGGGGATCGACAGCCTGGCGGCGGCGGTCAGCGAGGAGCGCGATACCCTCGAGGATGTGCTGGAGCCCTACCTGATCCAGCAGGGCTATATTGCCCGCACACCGCGCGGGCGGGTGGTCACCGGGCTGGCCTACGAGCATTTCGGCCTGCCAAAACCGGACAGCAAGGTTTGA
- the tolR gene encoding protein TolR has product MSVMRKTPKKKLVSDINVVPYIDVMLVLLVVFMVTAPLLMQGVKVDLPNAPSSPIEDSDNEPLIVSVRADGTYYLNLGGEEKKAKPLDEIRDTVAKVLRQKPGTPVLVWGDTNAKYGLIVGAMTQLQSAGAPSVGLVTEPPQE; this is encoded by the coding sequence ATGAGCGTAATGCGCAAGACGCCGAAGAAGAAACTGGTTTCCGACATCAACGTCGTGCCCTATATCGACGTGATGCTGGTGCTGCTGGTGGTGTTTATGGTTACCGCGCCGCTGCTGATGCAGGGGGTCAAGGTGGACCTGCCGAACGCCCCGTCGTCGCCCATCGAGGACAGCGACAACGAGCCGCTGATCGTCTCGGTACGCGCCGATGGCACTTATTATCTGAATCTGGGCGGCGAGGAGAAAAAGGCCAAGCCGCTGGACGAAATTCGCGACACCGTAGCCAAGGTACTGCGCCAGAAACCCGGGACCCCGGTGCTGGTATGGGGCGATACCAATGCCAAGTACGGGCTCATCGTCGGCGCCATGACCCAGCTGCAGAGCGCTGGTGCGCCGAGCGTGGGCCTGGTTACCGAGCCGCCGCAGGAGTGA